The following are from one region of the Nostoc cf. commune SO-36 genome:
- a CDS encoding glycosyltransferase family 2 protein, whose product MSLFVLLPAYNEQESIRPLFKRFQTLQQISNMEIKLILVDDGSSDKTAETALEVSQSLGILLKLVQHPKNAGLGQAIKTGFTTFLEISKEGDFLAAMDCDNTQPPELLIKMYDTMIAGSYDIAIASRYRKGSKVIGLSKFREIMSYGASWLFRIAARVRGVRDYTCGYRLYNRTFLSKLDMYYGDNLFTESGFACMIDLLLKAKVLKPKIAEIPMVLRYDQKPSASKMKILKTINRTLKVLFKNFTSPAPTAANLSQIFNEQETERIPLKIGNRK is encoded by the coding sequence ATGAGTCTTTTTGTTCTTTTACCCGCATATAACGAACAAGAATCAATTCGCCCCTTGTTCAAAAGATTTCAGACTTTGCAGCAAATCTCTAATATGGAGATAAAACTGATTCTTGTTGACGATGGTAGTAGTGATAAAACTGCTGAGACTGCTTTAGAAGTATCGCAATCACTGGGGATATTACTAAAATTAGTCCAACACCCCAAAAATGCTGGTTTAGGTCAAGCAATTAAAACAGGTTTTACGACTTTTTTAGAAATTTCTAAGGAAGGCGATTTTTTAGCTGCGATGGATTGTGACAACACTCAACCACCAGAATTATTGATAAAGATGTATGACACTATGATAGCTGGTAGCTATGATATTGCGATCGCATCTAGATATCGAAAAGGTTCTAAAGTCATAGGCTTATCAAAATTTAGAGAGATAATGAGCTATGGAGCCAGTTGGCTTTTTAGAATTGCAGCCCGTGTAAGAGGTGTAAGAGACTATACTTGTGGTTACAGACTGTATAACCGTACTTTCCTTAGTAAACTAGATATGTATTACGGGGACAATCTATTCACTGAAAGTGGATTTGCTTGCATGATAGATTTACTACTGAAAGCTAAAGTACTCAAACCAAAAATCGCAGAAATTCCAATGGTTTTGAGATATGATCAAAAGCCTAGTGCTAGCAAAATGAAAATTCTTAAAACTATTAATCGAACTTTAAAGGTATTGTTTAAGAATTTCACATCGCCAGCGCCAACTGCTGCTAATTTAAGTCAGATTTTCAATGAGCAAGAAACAGAAAGAATTCCACTGAAGATAGGAAATCGAAAATAA
- a CDS encoding aldo/keto reductase, with amino-acid sequence MNLPTASRLQFTPDLNICRILNGMWQVSGAHGQINPQTAIETMFKYVDAGFTTWDLADHYGPAEDFIGEFRCQLIDTRGKDALSQVQAFTKWVPRPGKMTKKLVEENIDISLRRMNVQSLDLMQFHWWEYQDKNYLDALKYMAELQTEGKIKHLGLTNFDTENLKIITEAGIKIVSNQVQFSLVDRRPEVNMVEFCQQHDIKLFTYGTLCGGLLSENYLGKPEPREFDLSTASLKKYKNMIDAWGGWRLFQELLAILKEIANKHSVSISNVAVRYILDQPTVGGVIVGARLGVSEHIEDNAKVFSFSLDEDDRDRINAVSRQSRDLYQLIGDCGDEYRR; translated from the coding sequence ATGAACTTACCCACAGCTAGCCGTCTCCAATTCACTCCTGATTTAAACATTTGCCGTATCTTAAATGGGATGTGGCAAGTCTCCGGCGCACACGGACAGATCAATCCCCAAACCGCCATTGAGACTATGTTCAAATATGTAGATGCAGGCTTTACCACTTGGGATTTAGCAGACCATTATGGGCCAGCAGAAGACTTTATTGGTGAGTTTCGCTGTCAACTAATTGATACTCGTGGGAAAGATGCTTTATCTCAGGTACAAGCCTTTACAAAATGGGTTCCTCGTCCAGGAAAAATGACGAAAAAGCTCGTCGAGGAAAATATCGATATTTCCTTGAGAAGGATGAATGTACAATCGTTAGATTTGATGCAATTTCACTGGTGGGAATATCAGGATAAAAATTACCTGGATGCCCTCAAATATATGGCGGAACTTCAGACTGAGGGTAAAATTAAGCATCTAGGTTTAACTAATTTTGACACAGAAAACTTGAAGATTATTACCGAAGCAGGTATCAAAATCGTTTCTAATCAAGTGCAATTTTCCCTTGTTGACCGCCGCCCCGAAGTTAACATGGTGGAGTTTTGTCAGCAGCATGACATAAAGCTTTTTACTTACGGCACACTGTGCGGCGGTTTGTTATCAGAAAACTATTTGGGCAAACCGGAACCAAGAGAATTTGATCTTTCCACTGCTAGTTTGAAAAAATATAAAAATATGATTGATGCTTGGGGTGGTTGGCGATTATTTCAAGAGTTGCTGGCTATTCTAAAGGAAATTGCTAATAAGCATAGTGTAAGCATTTCTAATGTGGCAGTGCGTTACATTTTAGATCAGCCAACTGTGGGCGGTGTGATAGTTGGTGCCAGACTTGGTGTATCTGAACATATAGAAGATAACGCCAAAGTATTTAGTTTTAGTTTAGATGAAGACGATCGCGATCGCATCAATGCAGTATCTCGCCAATCGCGCGATTTGTACCAGCTTATCGGCGACTGCGGCGACGAGTATCGGCGATAA
- a CDS encoding 2Fe-2S iron-sulfur cluster-binding protein, with the protein MVVYQVQFINPTLGLDRTIPVPDDQYIIDMAEDAGIRLPSGCKQGECSACIAKLISGEVDQSEQKFLRPSEIQAGYVVTCVTYPLSDCTLETHQEQVLYKSALYYQPESGKSERSQ; encoded by the coding sequence ATGGTAGTTTATCAAGTTCAATTTATCAATCCTACACTTGGATTAGATCGCACCATTCCAGTCCCAGATGATCAATATATTATAGATATGGCGGAAGATGCTGGTATCCGCCTCCCATCTGGGTGCAAACAAGGCGAATGTTCTGCGTGTATTGCTAAACTTATTAGTGGTGAAGTCGATCAAAGCGAGCAAAAATTTCTACGCCCAAGTGAAATACAGGCTGGTTATGTTGTTACTTGTGTAACTTATCCTTTGTCTGATTGCACTTTAGAAACCCATCAAGAACAAGTCTTATATAAATCAGCCCTTTATTATCAGCCTGAGTCTGGAAAATCAGAGCGATCGCAATAG
- the petJ gene encoding cytochrome c6 PetJ: protein MKNLFTLILVTFLLLTSTFNLSASAADIVNGEQIFSFHCAGCHINGSNIIRRGKNLKKQALKKYGMDSLEAVTSIVTNGKNNMSAYKDRLSEQQIEEVSAYVLEQAEKGWR, encoded by the coding sequence TTGAAAAACCTATTTACATTAATATTAGTAACATTTTTGTTATTAACAAGTACTTTTAACTTGTCTGCTAGTGCAGCAGATATAGTTAACGGCGAACAAATCTTTAGTTTTCATTGTGCTGGTTGTCATATCAACGGTAGCAACATAATCAGGCGAGGTAAAAACCTCAAAAAACAAGCCCTGAAAAAGTATGGTATGGATTCACTAGAGGCAGTTACATCTATAGTTACCAATGGTAAAAATAATATGTCAGCCTACAAAGATCGCCTCAGTGAACAGCAAATTGAAGAAGTTTCTGCTTACGTTCTTGAACAAGCTGAAAAAGGCTGGCGTTAG
- a CDS encoding EamA family transporter gives MKSMSQISNFKIIPYVILFISILFSISGQLLMKHTMSHTNEGLFTWEFIQQLILAVGVYCLGVANWILALRSVKLSIAYPLTSLNYVGILFGSYYFFNEEITLTRIAGVMTIFLGVLLVVIPLKKSI, from the coding sequence ATGAAATCTATGTCACAAATTTCCAACTTTAAAATAATTCCTTATGTCATTCTGTTCATCAGTATTTTGTTTAGTATTTCTGGGCAATTACTGATGAAACATACCATGAGCCATACAAATGAGGGACTATTTACTTGGGAATTTATTCAACAATTAATATTAGCTGTTGGTGTTTATTGCTTGGGTGTAGCCAATTGGATCTTAGCTCTGCGGTCTGTCAAATTGAGTATTGCTTATCCACTTACTAGCCTAAACTACGTTGGCATACTTTTCGGGTCATACTACTTTTTTAATGAGGAAATTACATTAACTCGAATAGCAGGAGTCATGACTATTTTTCTGGGTGTTCTTTTAGTGGTTATTCCACTTAAAAAATCTATCTAA
- a CDS encoding Tex family protein, with protein sequence MLNIPQLLATEINLKPHQVQNALELLAEGATIPFIARYRKERTDEMNEVQLRELADRYTYLTELEERKSVILSAIAQQGKLTDELKAKISSCLQKTELEDLYLPYRPKRRTRATIAREKGLELLAEFIKSLNVKNAATASLEEEAAKYISEAKGVKTAEEALKGAADILAEEVAEKAELRAYIRDYLLEEGVFVSRIKDDYPEGTTKFEMYRNYQIKVKNIAPHNMLALCRGETEKVLSFEIAFDEDTVLYYLESKEIKTKVRTIRDFYQAMLKDAFNRLMKVSLMGEVISEIKVYADTESIKTFETNLRELLLSAPAGMKPTLAIDPGFRTGCKVAVLDQTGKFLEYQAVFPHQAAEQRAKAAQIVKNLIEKYKIELIAIGNGTASRETEEFVTQVLETIERKPVKVMVNESGASIYSASTVALEEFPDLDITVRGAISIGRRLQDPLAELVKIDPKSIGVGQYQHDVDQKLLKKKLDETVESCVNYVGVDLNMASKELLTSVSGITATVANNIVAHRNQNGAFKNRRQLLKVPKLGPKAFEQAAGFLRIRGGDNPLDNTAVHPESYSVVEAIASDLNVPLNQVTQIAEKLKKTNLKKYVTDSVGEPTLRDILSELEKPGRDPRAEFKYATFREGIKEIRDLKVGMELEGMITNVANFGAFVDIGVHQDGLVHISQLADRFVDDPNKVVKVGQVVKVQVLEINEKLKRISLSMKAVKQ encoded by the coding sequence ATGCTGAACATTCCTCAACTACTGGCAACTGAAATCAACCTCAAACCCCATCAGGTGCAAAACGCGCTGGAACTTTTGGCGGAGGGTGCAACAATTCCTTTTATTGCACGTTACCGCAAAGAGCGCACCGATGAGATGAATGAAGTGCAACTACGTGAACTGGCTGATCGATATACTTATTTAACAGAACTGGAAGAACGAAAATCTGTAATTTTAAGTGCGATCGCTCAACAAGGTAAACTTACAGATGAACTCAAAGCCAAAATCTCATCCTGCTTACAAAAAACCGAACTTGAGGATTTATACTTACCCTATCGACCAAAACGACGCACTCGCGCCACCATCGCCAGAGAAAAAGGACTCGAACTACTGGCAGAGTTCATCAAGTCGCTAAATGTAAAAAATGCTGCAACGGCTTCTCTGGAAGAAGAAGCGGCTAAGTATATTTCTGAAGCTAAGGGAGTAAAAACAGCAGAAGAAGCACTTAAAGGTGCTGCTGATATTTTAGCCGAAGAAGTGGCTGAAAAAGCTGAATTACGGGCATATATCCGCGATTATCTTCTAGAAGAAGGGGTATTTGTCTCCCGTATCAAAGATGATTATCCTGAAGGGACAACCAAATTTGAGATGTACCGTAACTATCAAATTAAGGTAAAAAATATTGCACCCCACAATATGCTGGCGTTGTGTCGGGGTGAAACGGAGAAAGTATTAAGCTTTGAAATTGCTTTTGATGAAGATACGGTACTTTACTATCTGGAGTCGAAAGAAATTAAAACCAAAGTTCGGACAATTCGGGATTTTTATCAGGCGATGTTGAAGGATGCATTCAACCGTTTGATGAAAGTCTCTCTAATGGGAGAGGTAATTTCTGAGATTAAAGTCTACGCAGACACAGAATCTATCAAGACATTTGAAACTAATCTGCGAGAGTTGCTGCTATCTGCACCAGCAGGAATGAAACCAACCTTGGCGATAGACCCTGGATTTAGAACTGGGTGTAAAGTTGCTGTTCTCGACCAAACGGGGAAATTTTTGGAATACCAAGCGGTTTTTCCTCACCAAGCTGCTGAACAACGCGCCAAAGCTGCACAAATTGTCAAAAATCTGATTGAAAAGTATAAGATTGAGTTAATCGCCATTGGTAACGGTACAGCCTCCCGCGAGACAGAAGAGTTTGTCACGCAAGTATTGGAAACCATAGAACGCAAACCAGTGAAGGTGATGGTGAATGAGTCTGGTGCATCTATATATTCTGCCAGTACTGTAGCGTTAGAAGAGTTTCCCGATTTAGATATTACCGTGCGCGGTGCAATTAGCATCGGCCGCCGTTTGCAAGATCCTCTGGCGGAACTGGTGAAAATCGATCCCAAATCTATTGGTGTGGGACAATATCAGCACGATGTCGATCAGAAGTTGTTGAAAAAGAAATTGGATGAGACTGTAGAAAGCTGCGTTAACTACGTCGGCGTAGACTTGAACATGGCCTCCAAAGAACTTCTTACTTCTGTCTCTGGGATTACGGCAACAGTTGCCAATAATATTGTCGCCCATCGCAATCAGAATGGAGCCTTTAAAAATCGCCGCCAACTTTTGAAAGTTCCGAAATTGGGGCCGAAGGCTTTTGAACAAGCGGCGGGTTTTCTGCGGATTCGCGGCGGTGACAACCCATTAGATAATACAGCAGTGCATCCAGAGAGTTATTCTGTAGTAGAAGCGATCGCATCTGATCTAAATGTGCCATTAAATCAGGTGACACAAATTGCCGAAAAACTTAAAAAGACTAATCTGAAGAAATACGTTACCGATAGCGTCGGCGAACCCACACTGCGCGACATTCTCAGCGAACTAGAAAAACCAGGTAGAGATCCCCGTGCAGAATTTAAGTATGCCACCTTCAGAGAAGGAATTAAGGAAATCAGGGACTTGAAAGTGGGAATGGAACTAGAGGGAATGATCACAAATGTTGCCAACTTCGGCGCGTTTGTCGATATCGGCGTACATCAAGATGGCTTGGTGCATATATCCCAACTTGCTGATAGATTTGTAGACGATCCCAACAAAGTTGTCAAAGTTGGACAAGTAGTCAAAGTGCAGGTGCTAGAAATCAACGAGAAACTGAAGCGGATTAGTTTATCGATGAAAGCAGTTAAACAATAA
- a CDS encoding YqaE/Pmp3 family membrane protein: protein MKLVRYLLGLLVPPLGVFLTVGVGPTLFINILLTVLGWLPGSIHAIWVIAKHDEQLNREGNIY, encoded by the coding sequence ATGAAATTAGTTCGTTATCTTCTAGGTTTGTTAGTGCCTCCTTTAGGCGTTTTCCTAACGGTTGGAGTTGGCCCAACTCTATTTATTAACATCTTGCTCACAGTTCTAGGTTGGCTACCTGGTAGTATTCATGCTATTTGGGTTATTGCCAAGCATGATGAACAACTCAATAGAGAAGGAAATATTTACTAA
- a CDS encoding phage holin family protein encodes MLTPLLTALATALSLLIVDLVVPGVNIANFPAAMIAALVIGLINGSVKPVLSALSLPLNFVSFGAFSLVVNGLCFWLAAVLVPGFAVRGIIGFLLGPVILTFANTFINNYFVEKNLLTGSGDVKTQGELPSR; translated from the coding sequence ATGTTAACACCATTATTAACCGCCCTAGCTACAGCTTTGAGCCTATTAATTGTTGATTTAGTTGTTCCAGGCGTTAATATTGCTAACTTTCCCGCAGCTATGATTGCTGCTTTAGTAATTGGTCTAATCAACGGTTCAGTTAAACCAGTTTTGTCTGCTCTTTCTCTACCACTTAACTTTGTATCATTTGGAGCATTTTCGCTCGTCGTAAACGGTTTGTGTTTCTGGTTAGCAGCAGTCCTAGTACCTGGGTTCGCAGTTCGCGGAATTATTGGTTTCCTGCTTGGGCCAGTTATTCTAACTTTTGCTAACACCTTCATTAACAACTACTTTGTTGAAAAAAACCTGTTAACCGGCAGTGGCGATGTAAAAACCCAAGGTGAATTACCTTCTAGATAA
- a CDS encoding NAD(P)/FAD-dependent oxidoreductase, with product MNIGIVGGGITGLVLAQRLSHQGHKVSVFDSNKQLGGLTTYHDYGLFTWDRFYHVILPSDTHLISFIRDIGLGDKLRWHRSLTGFYDNQKFYSISNSIEFLRFPLFGLIGKIRLAFTLLYGSRLNNWRRLEKILVEDWLLKLGGKNTYEKLWKPLLLSKLGENYKRISAVFIWAYIKRLFSARDSSLNKEQLGYVSGGYKTVFDHIEKLIYAAGGHIHKGIAVEYIAPHPEGGMWVEYQGKKEHFDKVIFTGPVNILQQIAANQLVKVSDTGETVEYLGVICMVLITRKSLIPYYVVNIADRNVPFTGVIGMSNLVSLQETAGYHMTFLPKYILSTDPLLKQPDDELRQVFFQGIRLMFPELKPDDIVAAHINRAIKVQPLQVLDYSSIVPKVSTENNDFFVVNTSQLVNDSVNNNAVVRQVDEFLKKSTLLNS from the coding sequence ATGAATATAGGCATTGTCGGCGGGGGTATAACTGGTCTAGTATTAGCCCAACGTCTTTCACACCAAGGACATAAAGTCAGTGTATTCGATAGCAACAAGCAGCTTGGTGGACTTACCACTTATCATGATTATGGATTATTTACTTGGGATCGTTTTTATCATGTTATCCTACCTTCTGATACTCATCTAATAAGTTTTATCAGAGATATTGGTCTTGGAGATAAACTGCGTTGGCATCGAAGTTTAACAGGTTTTTATGATAATCAAAAGTTTTATTCTATCAGTAATAGTATAGAATTTCTGCGCTTTCCTCTGTTTGGACTTATAGGTAAAATCAGATTAGCTTTTACCCTCCTGTATGGTTCACGACTTAATAACTGGCGGCGCTTAGAAAAGATTTTGGTTGAAGATTGGCTATTAAAACTCGGTGGTAAAAATACATACGAAAAACTCTGGAAACCCTTACTTTTATCTAAATTAGGAGAGAACTATAAACGAATATCAGCAGTTTTTATCTGGGCTTATATCAAACGATTATTTTCAGCGCGAGATTCTTCATTAAATAAAGAACAACTTGGTTATGTTTCAGGTGGTTACAAAACGGTTTTTGACCATATAGAAAAATTAATTTACGCGGCTGGAGGTCATATCCACAAAGGCATTGCGGTGGAATATATTGCCCCTCATCCAGAGGGTGGAATGTGGGTAGAATATCAGGGTAAAAAGGAGCATTTTGATAAAGTTATTTTTACTGGGCCAGTAAATATTCTGCAACAGATTGCTGCTAATCAACTAGTGAAAGTTTCAGACACTGGTGAAACAGTAGAATACCTCGGCGTAATCTGTATGGTACTTATTACTCGCAAGTCCCTAATTCCTTATTATGTAGTAAATATTGCCGATAGAAATGTTCCTTTTACCGGAGTAATCGGTATGAGTAACCTAGTTTCTTTACAAGAGACAGCAGGGTATCACATGACATTTTTACCAAAATATATACTTTCTACTGACCCGTTGTTAAAACAGCCAGATGATGAATTACGTCAAGTATTTTTCCAGGGTATACGTTTGATGTTCCCAGAATTAAAACCGGATGATATTGTGGCAGCACACATTAATCGAGCGATTAAAGTACAGCCACTGCAAGTTTTAGATTATTCAAGTATTGTTCCCAAAGTGAGTACTGAAAACAATGATTTTTTTGTTGTAAATACCTCACAGTTGGTCAATGATAGCGTCAACAATAACGCAGTTGTGCGACAGGTTGATGAATTTCTCAAAAAATCAACATTACTGAATTCTTGA
- a CDS encoding EamA family transporter translates to MNVITWLLLMIVVLLGTTANISLKYALYVSSATKEASTSILNLLSSRYFMIWFICYTFMTLLWLYVLRTIPLSQAFPVLGLMYALIPIASHYLLKEQVRFSQWLGISIIITGVVLVVN, encoded by the coding sequence ATGAACGTTATTACTTGGCTACTTTTAATGATTGTAGTTTTATTAGGAACAACAGCTAACATATCACTAAAATATGCACTTTACGTTTCTAGCGCTACTAAGGAAGCAAGCACATCTATTCTAAATTTGTTATCTTCTCGTTATTTTATGATTTGGTTTATTTGCTATACATTTATGACTCTGTTGTGGCTTTATGTGTTGCGGACAATTCCTCTGAGTCAAGCATTTCCAGTTCTAGGATTAATGTATGCACTTATACCAATTGCTTCTCACTATCTTCTAAAAGAGCAGGTGAGATTTAGCCAGTGGTTAGGAATTTCCATTATCATAACTGGCGTAGTTTTGGTTGTAAACTAA
- a CDS encoding TldD/PmbA family protein — protein MLTSTLLLSNQLPTLQYSSTPERFDETWEAPLATLLGLGRAAGADFIELFLERRNYISCLAEEDSITSISPSLSTGAGVRVFRGKADCYVSTNDLSFSGLKAALEKGLSILGLQLPTPKSFIPEINLELLRDYATKRGKDAWLPVCSSIREMGEILLDGTAHLKQKASHIQSRRATYFRDWQEVLIAASDGTFARDIRLTQSVGFNLLCADGANRTSISDRAGNTSDANFLRTWDSQQAAEKIADSAGKMLYADYVESGTYPIIMANHFGGVIFHEACGHLLETTQIERNTSPFADKKGEKIAHESLTAWDEGRSENAFGTIDMDDEGMPAQRTLLIEKGVLKNFLADRTGSTRTGHPRTGSGRRQNYTFAAASRMRNTYIDSGEYTIDELFASVDKGIYCKKMGGGSVGATGQFNFSVDEAYLIENGKITKPLKGAILIGEAKEIMNKISMCSQDLEIAPGFCGSVSGSIYTTVGQPHIKVDSITVGGR, from the coding sequence ATGCTTACAAGTACGCTACTTCTCTCAAATCAACTTCCCACCCTCCAATATTCCTCCACACCAGAGCGTTTCGATGAAACCTGGGAAGCCCCTCTGGCTACCCTGCTGGGACTAGGACGCGCGGCTGGTGCTGACTTCATCGAATTATTTTTAGAACGTCGCAACTATATTAGTTGTCTGGCAGAAGAAGACTCCATCACTAGTATTTCACCCAGTCTGTCTACAGGCGCGGGAGTCAGAGTATTTCGCGGTAAAGCTGACTGCTACGTTAGCACCAATGACCTTTCTTTTTCCGGTTTGAAAGCAGCTTTAGAAAAAGGTCTTTCTATCTTAGGATTGCAACTACCTACTCCTAAATCTTTCATCCCAGAAATCAATCTGGAATTATTGAGAGATTACGCCACTAAAAGAGGTAAAGATGCATGGCTACCAGTGTGTAGCTCCATCCGAGAAATGGGAGAAATCCTTCTTGATGGTACTGCTCATCTGAAGCAAAAAGCTAGCCACATCCAATCGCGCCGTGCTACCTATTTTCGAGATTGGCAAGAAGTTTTAATCGCCGCTAGTGACGGTACTTTTGCTCGTGACATCCGCCTCACGCAATCAGTAGGATTTAACCTATTGTGTGCTGATGGTGCTAATCGTACCTCAATTAGCGATCGCGCCGGCAATACTAGCGATGCCAACTTCTTGAGAACTTGGGATTCTCAGCAAGCTGCCGAAAAAATAGCAGATTCTGCTGGAAAAATGCTCTACGCAGATTATGTGGAATCGGGTACTTACCCCATAATTATGGCCAATCACTTTGGCGGCGTAATCTTTCACGAAGCTTGCGGACACCTGCTAGAAACCACCCAAATAGAACGCAATACCTCTCCCTTTGCTGACAAAAAAGGCGAAAAAATTGCCCACGAAAGTTTGACAGCTTGGGATGAAGGGCGCTCTGAAAATGCCTTCGGGACAATTGACATGGATGACGAAGGTATGCCTGCTCAAAGAACCCTATTGATTGAAAAAGGCGTTCTGAAAAACTTTTTAGCAGATAGAACAGGTTCTACACGCACCGGACACCCCAGAACTGGAAGTGGGCGCCGCCAAAATTATACCTTTGCTGCTGCCAGCCGGATGCGTAATACTTATATTGATTCTGGCGAATATACCATTGATGAATTATTTGCCTCTGTTGATAAAGGCATTTACTGTAAAAAGATGGGTGGTGGTAGCGTTGGTGCTACAGGTCAATTTAACTTTAGTGTTGATGAAGCTTATTTGATTGAAAATGGCAAAATCACCAAACCACTAAAAGGAGCAATTCTCATCGGTGAAGCCAAGGAAATTATGAATAAAATTTCTATGTGTTCCCAAGATTTAGAAATTGCACCAGGTTTCTGTGGCTCAGTCAGTGGCAGTATTTACACCACAGTTGGACAACCCCACATCAAGGTTGATTCTATTACCGTTGGCGGAAGATAA
- a CDS encoding IS630 family transposase (programmed frameshift) produces the protein MGARLRVFLTREQDKTLLNLRTTDAPQKVKDRAEVIRLNAHGWYVEKIAAHFNWTPQTVREILHKWQKLGLEGLWELPGRGGKTKYSEEDIVFLEECLKKEPRTYNSHQLAQKLSSDRQVKLSPDRLRRVLKKGVIWKRTRKSHKGKQDPVIREKKQADLDMLELAAAAGEIDLKYLDESGFCAWSEPSYTYYQRGEQKRLEQSKRRGRRLSIIGFLQPIISFIYGLVIGGVDRKSYIQMMELEALDAQKIGRIRVIVQDNGPIHRCKQVQQLWSKWEQMGLYIFFLPKYCSEMNPIELEWQHLKKDELAGKMFDDELELAYAVIDGVQARGEKGNYSTQRVKFNFNSFG, from the exons ATGGGCGCTCGTTTAAGGGTATTTTTGACTCGTGAGCAGGATAAAACTCTATTAAATCTAAGAACTACGGATGCACCGCAGAAAGTGAAAGACCGAGCAGAGGTAATCAGGCTGAATGCACATGGTTGGTACGTAGAAAAAATAGCTGCTCATTTTAATTGGACTCCACAAACAGTAAGAGAAATCTTACATAAATGGCAGAAACTAGGTCTAGAAGGGCTTTGGGAATTACCAGGTAGAGGAGGAAAAACCAAGTACTCAGAAGAAGACATAGTTTTTTTGGAAGAATGCCTCAAAAAAGAACCTCGTACATACAACAGTCATCAACTAGCTCAAAAACTATCTAGCGATCGCCAAGTTAAATTGAGTCCCGACAGATTAAGACGGGTACTC AAAAAGGGGGTCATTTGGAAAAGAACCAGAAAGAGTCATAAAGGAAAACAAGACCCTGTAATACGGGAAAAAAAGCAAGCGGACTTAGATATGCTGGAATTAGCTGCTGCTGCTGGAGAAATAGACCTAAAGTATTTGGACGAATCCGGGTTTTGTGCATGGAGCGAGCCTAGTTACACTTATTACCAACGAGGTGAGCAAAAACGTTTAGAACAAAGCAAGCGTCGTGGTCGTAGATTAAGCATTATTGGGTTTCTTCAGCCAATAATCAGTTTTATTTACGGTCTGGTGATTGGAGGTGTTGACAGAAAATCTTATATCCAGATGATGGAGCTTGAAGCCCTTGATGCCCAAAAGATAGGGCGCATCAGAGTCATAGTACAGGACAACGGTCCAATACATCGATGTAAACAAGTGCAGCAATTATGGTCAAAGTGGGAACAGATGGGTTTGTACATTTTCTTTTTGCCGAAATATTGTTCGGAAATGAACCCAATTGAATTGGAATGGCAACACCTGAAAAAAGATGAACTAGCAGGAAAAATGTTTGATGACGAGCTAGAACTTGCTTATGCCGTAATTGATGGTGTCCAAGCTAGAGGGGAAAAAGGAAACTACAGTACACAACGTGTTAAATTTAACTTTAACTCCTTTGGTTAA